From Gordonia crocea, the proteins below share one genomic window:
- a CDS encoding (2,3-dihydroxybenzoyl)adenylate synthase: protein MRTEADVTTSTQTALFTDLAEGFTPHPAPAQQRYGEAGLFANRALWQIIEKAATSTPAAPAVTDATGTLTYAQFTDAVRARAAGFVAAGLRPGQRVVLQQNNSVQFAITLLGLLRAGLVPVMTLPAHRIAEIAHLAAGADAVAYLTEDGRRGYDYRELATELQQRVPGVEHVFIDGDPGAFAALPDADPDTVELPGPTDPDLPALLLVSGGTTGLPKLIARTHNDYLLNAHQSVRVTGLTRADTYLAALPAAHNFPLCCPGVLGVWSAGAHAVFTDNPSPDAAFDLIEKHRVTITALVPALAQVWCAATEWEPADISSLRLLQVGGSKLAQADAEALDAALGPITQQVFGMAEGLICYTRLDDPRDLVQQVQGSPMSEFDEVRIVDENGDDVPDGTDGELLVRGPYTIRGYYRAESTTGGQASLSFTPDGFYRSGDRVRRLPSGHLVVTGRIKDTIVRAGENVAADDVEENLVAHPSVRQAAVIGVPDASLGERICALVVASHEHAPGQPLPLAELRSFLADRGLAAFKLPDEVRLVSSLPLTAIGKVDKKALRAQLDAEPASAKS, encoded by the coding sequence ATGCGAACTGAGGCCGACGTGACAACCTCGACGCAGACCGCCCTGTTCACCGACCTGGCCGAGGGGTTCACCCCGCATCCGGCGCCGGCCCAGCAGCGCTACGGGGAGGCGGGACTATTCGCCAATCGTGCGCTCTGGCAGATCATCGAGAAGGCCGCGACGTCCACACCCGCCGCTCCCGCCGTCACCGACGCGACCGGAACACTGACCTACGCCCAGTTCACCGACGCGGTGCGCGCGCGGGCCGCCGGCTTCGTCGCCGCCGGTCTGCGCCCGGGCCAGCGCGTGGTGCTGCAACAGAACAACTCTGTCCAATTCGCCATCACTCTGCTCGGCCTGTTGCGCGCCGGACTGGTGCCGGTCATGACCCTGCCGGCGCACCGCATCGCCGAGATCGCCCACCTCGCTGCCGGCGCCGACGCGGTCGCCTACCTCACCGAGGACGGCCGCCGCGGCTACGACTACCGCGAGCTCGCCACCGAACTCCAGCAGCGGGTCCCCGGCGTCGAGCACGTCTTCATCGACGGCGACCCGGGGGCGTTCGCGGCGCTGCCCGATGCCGACCCGGACACCGTCGAGCTACCCGGCCCCACCGATCCCGACCTGCCTGCGCTGCTGCTGGTCTCCGGCGGCACCACGGGCCTGCCGAAGCTGATCGCCCGCACCCACAACGACTACCTGCTCAACGCGCACCAGTCGGTCCGCGTCACCGGCCTCACCCGGGCCGACACCTACCTGGCCGCACTGCCGGCGGCGCACAACTTCCCGCTCTGCTGCCCCGGCGTGCTGGGCGTGTGGTCGGCCGGTGCGCACGCGGTGTTCACCGACAACCCGAGCCCGGACGCGGCCTTCGACCTGATCGAGAAGCACCGGGTCACGATCACCGCGCTCGTTCCGGCCCTGGCCCAGGTGTGGTGTGCGGCCACCGAGTGGGAGCCGGCAGACATCTCGTCGCTGCGGCTGCTGCAGGTGGGCGGATCCAAGTTGGCGCAGGCCGACGCCGAAGCGCTCGACGCCGCGCTCGGCCCGATCACCCAGCAGGTGTTCGGCATGGCCGAGGGCCTGATCTGCTACACCCGCCTCGACGACCCGCGCGACCTCGTGCAGCAGGTCCAGGGCAGTCCGATGTCGGAGTTCGACGAGGTGCGCATCGTCGACGAGAACGGTGACGACGTGCCCGACGGCACCGACGGCGAGCTCCTCGTCCGCGGCCCGTACACGATCCGCGGCTACTACCGGGCCGAGTCGACCACCGGGGGACAGGCCTCCCTCTCGTTCACCCCCGACGGCTTCTACCGCTCCGGCGACCGCGTCCGCCGCCTGCCCTCCGGGCATCTCGTGGTCACCGGCCGCATCAAGGACACCATCGTGCGCGCCGGCGAGAACGTCGCCGCCGACGACGTCGAGGAGAACCTCGTCGCCCACCCGTCGGTGCGGCAGGCCGCGGTGATCGGGGTCCCCGACGCCAGCCTCGGCGAGCGGATCTGCGCGCTGGTCGTGGCCTCGCACGAGCACGCCCCGGGCCAACCGCTGCCGTTGGCGGAGCTGCGCTCCTTCCTGGCCGATCGCGGCCTGGCGGCCTTCAAGCTCCCCGACGAGGTGCGCCTGGTGTCGTCGCTGCCGCTGACCGCCATCGGCAAGGTCGACAAAAAGGCGTTGCGTGCCCAACTCGACGCCGAACCGGCGTCGGCGAAGTCCTGA
- a CDS encoding non-ribosomal peptide synthetase yields the protein MSVASSEAVTAHDVRAEVAAMLGVAPESLAQDSDLVMHGLDSLRMMRLAGQWRKRGHDVDFARLAEQPRLDAWADLLGVAGAGESEPIDDVDDPAAADTDSEAFPLAPMQHAYWVGRSDSHALGGVAAHLYIEFDGEAVDSDRFSRAVEALAQRHPMLRARVLPDGTQVIGDAHPQICEIRDLRQATVEEIDTALTAYRDGNTHRMLPVEDGGMFRAELTLLPGGRSRMHLDVDMLAADAMSYRVLVDDLSRLYRGEELAPITSTYRELSATRTSRPAREADIEWWRERIVDLPGAPELPAAGAEQKGTGEGHGARTVRLHHRIGADDWQRLEAHARSRGVTPAAAVAAAFAEAIGTHSATPRFLLTVPMFDRDSADPRGEHPDLENVVGDFTSSILIPVDLTETATLAQRAGQLRQEMHEAAAHGSFGGLDVLRELSRHHGEPVVSPIVFTSALGLGELFSASVAQEFGAPSWIVSQGPQVLLDAQVTEVSEPGAGRGLLLNWDVRVSELPRGVAEAMFAYYVRVLDQLVAGEWDAPAPDPVDAATRAERLAVEQPLPATDVFDGTLHGHYLARAGARADAPAVITDDRTWTHAELADEAYRVAGALAKAGVTRGDTVIVNLPKSGAQVVAALGVLIAGGAYVPIAPTQPAARRERIISVAEPKAVLTDRPGEWSGTDAAVLDLAEAVRHDPAEQVAVTGDDLAYVLFTSGSTGLPKGVELPHRAAVATLTDLVDRLRLGEQDRSLMVSSLEFDLSVFDVFALLSVGGAVVVPGDDAATKVDDWVRLLGEHRVTVLNCVPSILGMILDLGPLAPSVREVIMGGDKVDVSLLRRVAEHSPHCRVAGLGGTTETAIHSTYCAADDLPDGATFVPYGVPLAGVRCRVVDERGRDRPDRVPGELWIGGAGVAAGYRGDSERTADRFVDYDGQRWYRTGDMLRYLPGGFLDFLGRADHLVKVRGYRIELGEVEAALLRQSTVAGAVAWSDGRDLRSAVALQPTADAVTGDDLRAALAVDLPEHMIPRSIVVLDELPLTGNGKYDRKKVAELAAPDDAAGTTAPRTPVEEVLVDVLADVLGAGSAGIAVGAIGVHDDFLALGGDSVTATRFVAQIREWLGVPALSVADVFTRRTVADLAQRVVELGGADAELAAADYLEVMALSDDEVAAELDADTEPVLAERLSSITMDPDVHTPIIHEWLTHPKSKYWEMLTATPEQVAAMIRDAATGEPYGMRLGLVETVPQFLFELYDPTVSELADPTTGYVHADGDIGMHLLVAPTDAPISGFTGEVMLYIMRTAFLELGARRVVVEPDVRNGHVQRLNAAVGFTVAGDYPVGNKTARLSYCTREDFVRLTDNGARLADLDDDAPADETMA from the coding sequence ATGTCGGTTGCCAGTTCCGAAGCCGTGACGGCGCATGACGTCCGGGCTGAGGTCGCCGCGATGCTGGGCGTGGCGCCCGAATCGCTGGCGCAGGACAGCGACCTGGTGATGCACGGCCTGGACTCGCTGCGGATGATGCGGTTGGCCGGCCAGTGGCGCAAGCGCGGCCATGACGTCGACTTCGCACGGCTGGCCGAGCAGCCCCGGCTCGACGCGTGGGCGGATCTGCTCGGCGTCGCCGGGGCGGGGGAGTCGGAGCCGATCGACGACGTCGACGATCCGGCCGCCGCCGACACCGACTCCGAGGCTTTCCCGCTCGCGCCGATGCAGCACGCGTACTGGGTGGGGCGTTCGGACAGCCATGCGCTCGGCGGCGTCGCCGCCCACCTCTACATCGAGTTCGACGGCGAGGCCGTGGACAGCGACCGGTTCAGCCGGGCGGTCGAAGCGCTGGCGCAACGCCACCCGATGCTGCGGGCCCGTGTGCTGCCCGACGGCACGCAGGTGATCGGCGACGCGCACCCGCAGATCTGCGAGATCCGCGACCTGCGCCAGGCGACCGTCGAGGAGATCGACACCGCGTTGACCGCCTACCGCGACGGCAACACCCACCGGATGCTGCCGGTCGAGGACGGCGGAATGTTCCGGGCCGAACTGACCCTGCTGCCCGGCGGCCGCAGCCGGATGCACCTCGACGTCGACATGCTCGCCGCCGATGCGATGAGCTACCGCGTCCTCGTCGACGATCTTTCCCGCCTCTACCGCGGTGAGGAACTCGCCCCCATCACCAGCACCTATCGCGAGCTGAGTGCCACGCGCACCTCCCGCCCGGCCCGCGAGGCCGACATCGAGTGGTGGCGCGAGCGCATCGTCGATCTGCCCGGAGCGCCGGAACTCCCGGCAGCCGGGGCCGAGCAGAAAGGGACCGGCGAGGGCCACGGGGCCCGGACCGTGCGGCTGCACCACCGCATCGGCGCCGATGATTGGCAGCGCCTCGAGGCGCACGCGCGCAGCCGCGGGGTGACCCCGGCCGCCGCGGTCGCGGCAGCCTTCGCCGAGGCGATCGGCACCCACTCCGCGACGCCGCGCTTCCTGCTCACTGTGCCGATGTTCGACCGCGACAGCGCCGATCCGCGGGGCGAGCACCCCGACCTCGAGAACGTCGTCGGCGACTTCACGTCGTCGATCCTGATCCCTGTCGACCTGACCGAGACGGCCACGCTCGCGCAGCGGGCGGGGCAACTGCGCCAGGAGATGCACGAGGCCGCCGCACACGGCTCCTTCGGCGGGCTCGACGTGCTGCGCGAACTGAGCCGCCACCACGGCGAGCCGGTCGTGTCGCCGATCGTCTTCACCAGCGCGCTCGGACTCGGCGAACTCTTCTCCGCCTCCGTGGCGCAAGAATTCGGGGCGCCGTCGTGGATCGTCTCGCAGGGCCCGCAGGTGCTGCTGGACGCGCAGGTGACCGAAGTCAGTGAGCCGGGTGCCGGCCGCGGCCTGCTGCTCAACTGGGATGTCCGGGTGTCGGAACTGCCGCGCGGCGTGGCCGAGGCGATGTTCGCCTACTACGTGCGGGTCCTCGACCAGCTCGTCGCCGGTGAGTGGGATGCGCCGGCCCCCGATCCGGTCGACGCGGCGACCCGCGCCGAGCGCCTGGCCGTCGAACAACCGCTGCCGGCCACCGACGTCTTCGACGGCACCCTGCACGGGCACTACCTGGCCCGGGCCGGGGCCCGCGCCGACGCCCCGGCCGTCATCACCGACGACCGCACCTGGACCCACGCCGAACTCGCCGACGAGGCCTACCGCGTCGCCGGTGCCCTCGCCAAGGCCGGCGTGACGCGCGGGGACACCGTCATCGTCAACCTCCCCAAGAGCGGCGCCCAGGTCGTCGCCGCACTCGGCGTCCTCATCGCCGGTGGTGCGTACGTCCCGATCGCCCCGACCCAACCGGCCGCCCGCCGCGAGCGGATCATCAGCGTCGCCGAGCCGAAGGCCGTGCTGACCGACCGTCCCGGTGAGTGGTCCGGGACCGATGCCGCCGTCCTCGACCTCGCCGAGGCGGTCCGCCACGACCCGGCCGAGCAGGTCGCGGTCACCGGTGACGACCTCGCCTACGTGCTGTTCACCTCCGGCTCGACCGGGCTGCCCAAGGGTGTCGAGCTGCCGCACCGCGCGGCCGTCGCGACCCTCACCGACCTCGTCGACCGGCTCCGGTTGGGCGAGCAGGACCGCAGCCTCATGGTGTCCTCGTTGGAGTTCGACCTGTCGGTCTTCGACGTGTTCGCGCTGCTGTCGGTCGGCGGCGCGGTCGTGGTGCCCGGGGACGACGCCGCGACCAAGGTCGACGATTGGGTCCGGCTCCTGGGCGAGCACCGAGTCACCGTGCTCAACTGCGTGCCGTCGATCCTCGGCATGATCCTCGACCTGGGCCCGCTCGCGCCAAGCGTGCGCGAAGTCATCATGGGCGGCGACAAGGTCGACGTCTCGCTGCTGCGCCGCGTCGCCGAGCACTCCCCGCACTGTCGGGTGGCCGGGTTGGGCGGCACCACCGAGACCGCCATCCACTCCACCTACTGTGCCGCCGACGACTTGCCTGACGGCGCGACCTTCGTGCCCTACGGCGTCCCGCTCGCCGGGGTGCGCTGCCGCGTCGTCGACGAGCGCGGCCGGGATCGGCCCGACCGGGTTCCCGGCGAACTGTGGATCGGCGGTGCCGGTGTCGCGGCCGGCTACCGGGGCGATTCCGAGCGGACCGCCGACCGGTTCGTCGACTACGACGGCCAGCGCTGGTACCGCACCGGAGACATGCTGCGCTACCTGCCCGGCGGCTTCCTGGACTTCCTCGGCCGCGCCGACCACCTGGTCAAGGTGCGCGGCTACCGCATCGAACTCGGCGAGGTCGAGGCGGCGCTGCTGCGCCAGTCGACGGTGGCCGGGGCGGTGGCCTGGTCCGACGGACGCGACCTGCGCAGCGCCGTGGCGTTGCAGCCCACCGCCGATGCGGTGACCGGCGACGACCTGCGCGCGGCGCTCGCGGTGGACCTGCCCGAGCACATGATTCCCCGGTCGATCGTCGTCTTGGACGAACTGCCGCTGACCGGCAACGGGAAGTACGACCGCAAGAAGGTCGCCGAGCTGGCCGCCCCCGACGACGCGGCCGGAACCACCGCGCCGCGCACCCCGGTTGAAGAGGTCCTCGTCGACGTCCTCGCCGACGTGTTGGGCGCCGGATCGGCCGGTATCGCGGTCGGCGCCATCGGGGTCCACGACGACTTCCTCGCGTTGGGCGGCGACTCGGTCACCGCGACCCGGTTCGTGGCCCAGATCCGCGAGTGGTTGGGCGTGCCGGCGCTGTCGGTGGCCGATGTGTTCACCCGGCGCACCGTCGCCGACCTGGCGCAGCGCGTGGTCGAGTTGGGCGGCGCCGACGCCGAACTGGCCGCCGCCGACTACCTCGAGGTGATGGCGCTGTCCGACGACGAAGTGGCCGCCGAACTCGATGCTGACACCGAACCCGTTCTGGCCGAACGACTTTCGTCCATCACCATGGACCCGGACGTCCACACGCCGATCATCCACGAGTGGCTGACGCACCCGAAGTCCAAGTACTGGGAGATGCTCACCGCCACGCCGGAGCAGGTCGCGGCGATGATCCGCGACGCCGCCACCGGTGAGCCCTACGGCATGCGTCTGGGGTTGGTGGAGACCGTGCCGCAGTTCCTGTTCGAGCTGTACGACCCGACCGTCAGCGAGCTGGCCGACCCGACGACGGGCTATGTCCACGCCGACGGCGACATCGGTATGCACCTGCTGGTCGCGCCGACCGACGCACCGATCTCCGGGTTCACCGGCGAGGTGATGCTGTACATCATGCGCACCGCCTTCCTCGAGTTGGGCGCCCGGCGCGTCGTCGTCGAGCCCGATGTGCGCAACGGCCACGTCCAGCGGCTCAACGCCGCGGTCGGATTCACCGTTGCCGGCGATTACCCGGTGGGCAACAAGACCGCCCGGCTGAGCTACTGCACGCGCGAGGATTTCGTCCGACTCACCGACAACGGCGCCCGATTGGCCGATCTCGACGATGACGCGCCGGCCGACGAGACGATGGCCTGA
- a CDS encoding IucA/IucC family protein — MTTPMNADVEQVREAWEDYRLRLARKILAELCHEQVLAPTVTVDHGDGIRGYAVRSDDGKTEYTFDAEILALDSWCLDEASLRRSVDGAGFPIDPVALVVDFASTLGLRVDDGDRIDPGDDLSSYLEELINTLALGAARPASSRVPAAELVNGAADPVTAFQAIEAAMTEGHPCFIANAGRIGFSVDDLARYAPEFGSRMRLTWLAVWADDVAFSSMADLDYDSLIEGELGADQRARFDRILVEQGLDPADYRYLPAHPWQWANQAARLYASEIASRRIVELGESDDEYQPQQSIRTLFNRTDPTRNYTKVSLSITNMGFTRGMSADYMSTTPLINDWVRSRIGDDEYLREIGFEVLYEVAAIGYRNPSFNTATEPGSEYRKLLAALWRESPVRLMRDGEELATMASLLHVDHAGAPLVGALIERSGLAPREWLRRYLDAYLHPITYLLFAHELKFSPHGENLILAMKDGVPQRVILKDIGEEVFILGESEDLPPECARARSTESDEARNLGILSDVFDDFFRPLAALLHGHGLIADDDFWWEVAASVNALQAQHPELADRFARWNLFAPAFGAIHLNQLQLRNRRRMADHEIPYSSMVAAGHELANPIAGRFATATRDELPATTAGAR; from the coding sequence ATGACGACTCCGATGAATGCCGACGTCGAGCAGGTCCGCGAGGCCTGGGAGGACTACCGCCTGCGGCTGGCCCGCAAGATCCTGGCCGAACTGTGCCACGAACAGGTCCTCGCCCCGACCGTCACCGTCGACCACGGCGACGGGATCCGCGGCTACGCGGTGCGCTCCGACGACGGGAAGACCGAATACACCTTCGACGCCGAGATCCTGGCCCTCGACTCGTGGTGCCTCGACGAGGCGAGCCTGCGGCGCAGCGTCGACGGGGCCGGCTTTCCGATCGATCCGGTCGCCCTCGTCGTCGATTTCGCGTCGACGCTGGGCCTGCGGGTCGACGACGGTGACCGCATTGATCCCGGCGACGACCTTTCCTCCTACCTCGAGGAACTGATCAACACCCTGGCGCTCGGGGCCGCGCGGCCCGCGTCGTCGCGGGTACCGGCCGCCGAACTGGTGAACGGCGCCGCCGATCCGGTGACCGCCTTCCAGGCGATCGAGGCGGCGATGACCGAGGGGCACCCGTGTTTCATCGCCAACGCCGGTCGGATCGGGTTCAGCGTCGACGACTTGGCGCGCTATGCGCCCGAGTTCGGGTCGCGGATGCGACTGACCTGGCTCGCGGTCTGGGCCGACGATGTGGCCTTCTCGTCGATGGCCGATCTCGACTATGACTCGCTCATCGAGGGCGAACTCGGCGCCGACCAGCGCGCGCGCTTCGACCGGATCCTCGTCGAGCAGGGCCTCGACCCGGCCGACTACCGGTACCTGCCCGCCCACCCCTGGCAGTGGGCCAACCAGGCGGCGCGCCTCTACGCGTCGGAGATCGCCTCGCGCCGAATCGTCGAACTCGGTGAATCCGACGACGAGTACCAGCCGCAGCAGTCGATCCGCACCCTGTTCAACCGCACCGACCCGACGCGCAACTACACCAAGGTGTCGCTGTCGATCACCAACATGGGCTTCACCCGCGGCATGTCGGCGGACTACATGAGCACCACCCCGCTCATCAACGACTGGGTCCGCAGCCGCATCGGCGACGACGAGTACCTGCGCGAGATCGGTTTCGAGGTCCTCTACGAGGTCGCGGCGATCGGCTACCGGAACCCCTCGTTCAACACGGCCACCGAGCCCGGCTCGGAGTACCGCAAACTGCTCGCCGCCCTCTGGCGGGAGTCGCCGGTGCGCCTGATGCGCGACGGTGAGGAACTCGCCACCATGGCGTCGCTGCTGCATGTCGACCACGCCGGCGCGCCTCTCGTTGGCGCCCTCATCGAGCGCTCCGGCCTGGCGCCCCGCGAGTGGCTGCGCCGCTACCTCGACGCCTATCTCCACCCGATCACCTACCTGCTCTTCGCGCACGAGCTCAAGTTCTCCCCGCACGGCGAGAATCTGATCCTCGCGATGAAAGACGGTGTGCCGCAACGGGTCATCCTCAAGGACATCGGCGAGGAGGTGTTCATCCTCGGCGAGAGCGAGGACCTGCCGCCCGAATGCGCCCGGGCCCGGTCCACCGAGTCGGACGAGGCCCGCAACCTCGGCATCCTCTCCGACGTCTTCGACGACTTCTTCCGCCCGTTGGCCGCGCTGCTGCACGGCCACGGCCTTATCGCCGACGACGACTTCTGGTGGGAGGTGGCCGCGAGCGTGAACGCCCTGCAGGCGCAACACCCCGAGTTGGCCGACCGGTTCGCCCGGTGGAACCTGTTCGCGCCGGCCTTCGGCGCCATCCATCTCAACCAGCTGCAGCTGCGCAACCGGCGCCGGATGGCCGACCACGAGATCCCCTATTCGTCGATGGTCGCCGCCGGTCACGAGCTGGCCAACCCGATCGCGGGCCGCTTCGCCACCGCGACCCGAGACGAACTCCCCGCGACGACGGCAGGTGCCCGATGA